The following are from one region of the Primulina eburnea isolate SZY01 chromosome 17, ASM2296580v1, whole genome shotgun sequence genome:
- the LOC140817999 gene encoding secreted RxLR effector protein 161-like codes for MGNSQELIEGTKNMLTKHFDMRDMGIADVIIGIKIFRTPEAIVLSQSHYVETVLKKFNAYDSTPVKTHLYVNVHLAKNRGEPVSQLEYSRIIGSLMYITNCTRSDIACAVNKLSRFTSNPSDAHWKELTRVLRYLKHTSEYGLNYTRYPTVLEGYCDANWISETNDSKSTSGYVFSIRGGAVSWRSSKQTCIARSTMESEFTALDKAAEEAEWLRNFLEDIPCGTSPVPAILIHCDS; via the coding sequence ATGGGGAATAGCCAAGAGTTGATTGAGGGTACAAAGAATATGTTGACAAAACATTTTGATATGAGAGATATGGGTATTGCTGATGTAATTATAGGGATTAAAATCTTTAGAActccagaagcaatagtcctatctcagtctcattATGTAGAAACAGTGTTAAAGAAGTTTAACGCTTATGACTCTACCCCAGTAAAAACGCATTTATACGTAAATGTCCATTTGGCGAAGAATCGTGGAGAACCAGTTTCCCAACTGGAATACTCCAGAATTATTGGAAGCCTTATGTACATCACTAACTGTACTAGATCGGACATCGCTTGTGCGGTTAACAAGTTAAGTCGGTTTACAAGTAATCCTAGTGATGCACATTGGAAGGAGTTGACAAGGGTGCTTAGATATTTAAAGCACACCTCAGAATATGGACTAAATTATACAAGGTATCCTACAGTTCTTGAAGGATACTGTGATGCAAATTGGATTTCTGAAACCAATGACTCCAAATCCACCAGCGGCTATGTATTTAGCATTCGTGGAGGAGCTGTCTCTTGGAGGTCATCGAAACAAACTTGTATTGCAAGATCTACTATGGAATCGGAGTTCACAGCCCTTGATAAAGCTGCAGAAGAAGCTGAATGGCTTCGAAACTTTCTAGAGGACATTCCATGTGGGACAAGTCCAGTGCCAGCAATCTTGATACATTGCGACAGTTAG